A stretch of the Engraulis encrasicolus isolate BLACKSEA-1 chromosome 19, IST_EnEncr_1.0, whole genome shotgun sequence genome encodes the following:
- the slc18b1 gene encoding MFS-type transporter SLC18B1, which yields MDQDSENIFTGGDAKEEPELPQRLSRQQVLTMIAMSSINFSSMISYSVLAPFFPNEAKKKEVTQTVIGLIFGWYALCVLMGSLLLGKYIVQIGAKRMIIMGIFVSSVCTILFGLLDRAQAGTQFIVLCFVIRSVNAVGFAAAMTASFAILAKVFPNNIATVLGCMEIFTGLGLILGPPIGGWLYQAFGYEVPFIVLGGLLFMMVPFNIWILPSQDAVPTRDSFLRLCTIVKIPIICFVVLTLSSGLGFLDATLSIFAIEKLSLSPGSVGLLMIGLSLPYGAASPIFGLFSDKHPYARKWMMVIGGMSTALGFCLLGPIPVIGVNNHLWLTVLMLVVIGLSLCVTAIPTFAEMLVCAHENGFEEGLSTLGLVSGLFSAVWSCGMFVGPTIGSYITQRSNFEYASACQGGLAFLAAALQGLYSVYEVHRKRSIQANGILTGHGGLPDDRTPLLSSPNPS from the exons ATGGATCAGGACTCGGAGAATATATTTACAG GCGGTGATGCGAAAGAAGAGCCAGAACTCCCCCAGAGGCTGTCCCGTCAACAAGTTCTAACCATGATAGCGATGTCATCTATAAACTTCAGTTCTATGATAAGCTACTCTGTTTTGGCTCCGTTTTTTCCCAATGAG GCAAAGAAGAAAGAGGTGACTCAAACTGTGATTGGGCTCATATTTGGATGGTACGCCTTATGTGTGCTGATGGGATCATTGCTATTGGGTAAATAT ATTGTTCAGATCGGGGCAAAGAGGATGATCATTATGGGAATTTTTGTTTCATCTGTGTGCACTATTCTCTTTGG cCTGCTGGACAGAGCCCAGGCTGGGACGCAGTTCATCGTTCTCTGCTTCGTCATTCGCTCTGTGAATGCAGTTGGGTTCGCCGCTGCCATGACTGCATCATTTGCCATCTTGGCCAAAGTATTCCCCAACAATATAGCCACTGTCCTG GGTTGCATGGAAATATTCACTGGTCTGGGTCTCATTCTGGGCCCACCCATTGGAGGATGGCTCTATCAGGCTTTTGGATACGAAGTCCCATTCATTGTTCTGGGTGGGCTACTCTTCATGATGGTTCCATTCAACATCTGGATCTTGCCCAGCCAAG ATGCCGTTCCAACCAGGGACTCCTTCCTCAGGCTGTGCACCATTGTGAAGATCCCCATCATCTGCTTTGTGGTCCTCACCCTCAGCTCTGGGCTCGGCTTCCTAGATGCAACTCTGTCCATATTTGCAATTGAAAAG ctttccCTATCTCCAGGCTCAGTGGGGCTTCTGATGATCGGTCTGTCTCTACCTTATGGCGCAGCCTCTCCTATCTTCGGCCTGTTCAGTGACAAACACCCG TATGCACGGAAGTGGATGATGGTGATTGGAGGAATGTCAACAGCACTAGGGTTCTGTCTCCTCGGACCAATTCCAGTCATTGGCGTGAATAA TCACCTCTGGCTGACAGTACTGATGCTGGTGGTCATAGGCTTATCCCTTTGCGTGACTGCCATCCCCACCTTTGCAGAGATGCTAGTATGTGCACA TGAGAATGGCTTTGAAGAGGGACTGAGTACTCTGGGACTAGTCTCCGGTCTGTTCTCTGCCGTCTGGTCATGTGG AATGTTTGTGGGACCAACAATTGGCAGCTACATCACACAGAGATCTAATTTCGAGTATGCCTCAGCTTGTCAAGGTGGACTTGCCTTCCTGGCG GCAGCCCTTCAAGGCTTGTACTCCGTCTACGAGGTCCATAGAAAAAG GTCCATCCAGGCCAACGGTATTTTGACTGGCCATGGAGGACTTCCCGATGACCGAACACCTCTCCTATCTTCCCCTAACCCCTCATGA
- the tulp4b gene encoding tubby-related protein 4, translated as MMSRSYEPGSHSVGMLAAVEHGPTLCSDSNILCLSWKGRVPKSEKEKPVCRRRYYEEGWLATGNGRGVVGVTFTSSHCRRDRSTPQRINFNLRGHNSEVVLVRWNEPFQKLATCDMEGGIFVWIQYEGRWSVELVNDRGAQVSDFTWSHDGTQALIAYRDGFVLVGSVSGQRHWSSEINLESQITCGIWTPDDQQVLFGTADGQVIVMDCHGRMLAHVLLHESDGIVGMSWNCPDFLVEDSTESDADTDDNITPQVRNLKPLLTVSFISGDISLMNNYDDITPHVIRSGLKDVVVQWCSQGDLLAVAGMERQGIPSAAACAPITRNALVKFYNVQGEHIYTLETPAQRPISTICWGHRDSRLFLACGPALYVVRVEHRVASLQLLCQQGIASALREEKDVGKLNMPSLLCSYVTSAFIPTIKPPIPDPNNIRDFVSYPTAGNERLHCTMKRAEDMPEAGGPCYTLYLEHLGGLVPILKGRRISKLRPEFVIMDPKMDSKADEVCVNSMMSSYMTDSCNCSDSSDIELSDEWGGRKSPKLTRGNRSPKLPRINMESRKSPKLAQEMSRSPRLPKKQQIRSPSLTRREFTMDSISEHNYLAQVTSNIWGTKFKIVGLAAFLPANLGAVIYKTSLLHLQPRQMTIYLPEVRKISLDFMSLPVFNPNVFSEDEDDLPVMGPSEVAGDNPPCTVNIPIAPIHSPAQAMSPTQSIGLVQSLLANQNIQLDVLTNPTATASAAVAAAAAAAAASNVPTSTDHSSQEAAVMGSHTLPARYSNPGQVMFSGLEMSSLLTGTLPPPPHHLPQQSHQQQRHQQDHHSQQTKQQQQQQQQQTVQTLQKLHQHQQQAQQHHHQQQQQLQQQQQHLAQQHQQLQQQQQQLQQQQLQLHQQHQQQLQQQHQQQQQQLQQQQQQISQQHQQIQQHQPQMQQQHLHHHQQIQQQQQHHHQQLQHQQQQQQQHQLQVHHQQQQQHQQQVQVQHQLQPHPHQQHPQMQQQHPQLQHSLPHQHQHQQQIQQQQHQIQMQHEQMQQQQQQMQQQQQQIRQQIQEMRQQQQQLQQQHQQIQQQHQQLQRQHQQMQQQLKLQITLPPPPTPSGYPSISLHQLQMMPPMPLSDHQVPDRVDQPPPTLTLRASSSRPQSFIEGDISLEMQMRKVNPPPPYPGTVASAATLPPAPSTAPPSLITTTSDGASALTAEPCLSKDEFSLHPVSLPLPYPTPLGYERITTFDSSGNVEEVCRPRRRLIRNQNAFNISGMGSATLRVTSSEGKKVQLPYSSATLSRLSVPRYTIPSGDPPPYPDPANQAINTIIRAPPQRIQVDSSLIHATMRRDRRDVGGGGGGGGGLKVPQMVDTARTLPTRTKMNTGGSLTLSYQPRAAPTALYTCTQCSSNSSTASVSVSSGGTNSSGIAGGTVVRQEFPPGKGASHSTIIVHSKSASSLASQSSYNLLSPVDNSRDRTVYVNSAFTEDETFNQQCHLEKSVRHLTLGDVSLTVKRPPPYQWDPACADQIWLPQDQSMLAGAAAPHKPPLLLSPTQHLDVTRLPFVLSTKLSPNPNTMTFPGYQISLSPFPAGVGPPHVGPQLQSLQNAPPPACAPNDMVTSVQDPAMVLPPGYPPNIANLACCPLPPMYPGASSCSNLQLHHPMAMHPWNTYNPCPPMQETSATLPGVSKSQQLLEKPILSPPPAPPPPPLPPPPPLPPPPPPPPAELINQQSTSKALAEASDGFREREASLSESPAPQGTDRFKKNSRKRQDSRAEEANMPTVSEGKSKKEGRALSDFNSLISSPRLGGRDKKKPKGQRESSNKGKKLSRNSTNEFQDSSESEPELFISGDELMNQSQSSKKGWKSKRNMRMASELEEIKCRKANEREDRSLGSQGFVYVMANKQPLWNEATQVYQLDFGGRVTQESAKNFQIELDGRQVMQFGRIDGNAYILDFQYPFSAVQAFAVALANVTQRLK; from the exons ATGATGTCCAGAAGCTATGAA CCTGGTAGTCACTCAGTAGGGATGCTGGCCGCGGTGGAGCACGGTCCCACCCTCTGCAGCGACTCCAACATCCTGTGCCTCTCCTGGAAGGGCCGCGTGCCCAAGAGCGAGAAGGAGAAGCCGGTGTGCCGGAGGCGCTACTACGAGGAGGGGTGGCTGGCCACGGGTAATGGCAGGGGCGTGGTGGGGGTCACCTTCACCTCCAGCCACTGCCGACGGGACCGCAGCACCCCGCAGAGGATCAACTTCAACCTGCGCGGACACAACAGCGAG GTTGTCCTGGTGCGCTGGAATGAGCCGTTTCAGAAGTTGGCAACGTGCGACATGGAGGGAGGGATATTCGTGTGGATTCAGTACGAGGGCAGATGGTCGGTGGAGCTGGTCAATGATCGTGGCGCCCAA GTCAGTGACTTCACCTGGTCCCATGATGGCACTCAGGCCCTTATTGCGTACCGTGATGGCTTCGTGCTGGTGGGGTCCGTGAGTGGTCAGAGGCACTGGTCATCAGAGATCAACTTGGAGAGCCAGATCACCTGTGGAATATGGACGCCTGATGATCAACAG GTGCTGTTTGGCACTGCAGATGGCCAGGTGATTGTGATGGACTGCCATGGCCGGATGCTGGCCCACGTGCTCCTCCACGAGTCCGACGGCATCGTGGGCATGTCCTGGAACTGCCCAGACTTCCTGGTGGAGGACAGCACAGAGAGTGACGCGGACACGGATGACAATATAACACCTCAAG TGCGCAACCTAAAACCCCTCCTGACTGTGAGTTTCATATCTGGAGACATCAGTTTAATGAACAACTACGATGACATCACACCTCATGTCATCCGCTCAGGCCTGAAAG ACGTGGTGGTGCAGTGGTGTTCCCAGGGCGACCTGTTGGCCGTGGCCGGCATGGAGAGGCAGGGGATCCCCTCGGCCGCAGCCTGCGCACCCATCACCCGCAACGCCCTCGTCAAGTTCTACAACGTCCAGGGAGAACACATCTACACGCTGGAGACTCCAGCACAG CGTCCCATCAGCACCATCTGCTGGGGCCACCGTGACTCGCGTCTCTTCCTGGCGTGCGGGCCGGCGCTGTACGTGGTGCGGGTGGAGCATCGGGTGGCCAGCCTGCAGCTCCTGTGCCAGCAGGGTATCGCCAGCGCCCTGCGGGAGGAGAAGGACGTGGGCAAGCTCAACATGCCCTCGCTGCTCTGCTCCTACGTCACCTCCGCCTTCATCCCCACCATCAAG ccACCAATTCCAGACCCAAACAACATCCGTGACTTTGTGAGTTACCCCACGGCGGGTAACGAGCGGCTGCACTGCACGATGAAGCGTGCGGAGGACATGCCCGAGGCGGGGGGGCCCTGCTACACGCTCTACCTGGAGCACCTGGGGGGCCTG GTACCCATTCTCAAGGGACGGCGCATCAGCAAACTACGCCCAGAGTTTGTCATCATGGACCCCAAAATGGACAGCAAAGCAG ACGAAGTATGTGTGAACAGCATGATGTCGTCTTACATGACGGACAGCTGTAACTGCTCCGACTCCAGTGACATCGAGCTCAGCGATGAGTGGGGAGGAAGGAAGTCCCCAAAACTAACCAGAGGAAACAGATCACCAAAGCTGCCAAG AATCAATATGGAGTCCAGGAAATCCCCAAAGCTGGCCCAGGAGATGTCAAGGTCACCCAGATTACCCAAGAAGCAACAGATTCGATCTCCCAGTCTTACACGCAGAGAATTCACCATGGATAGCATCAGTGAG CACAATTACCTGGCTCAAGTCACTTCCAATATTTGGGGGACAAAATTTAAAATAGTGGGACTTGCAGCGTTTTTGCCAGCCAATTTGGGTGCAG TTATCTACAAGACCAGTTTACTCCACTTACAACCACGGCAGATGACCATTTACCTGCCGGAGGTGCGGAAGATCTCTCTGGACTTCATGAGCCTTCCCGtcttcaacccaaatgtcttcagtgaggatgaggatgatttGCCAG TCATGGGGCCCTCTGAAGTGGCGGGAGACAACCCTCCGTGCACCGTCAACATCCCCATTGCCCCTATTCACAGCCCTGCTCAGGCCATGTCTCCGACTCAGAGCATCGGCCTCGTGCAGTCCCTTCTGGCCAATCAGAACATTCAGCTGGATGTTCTGACCAATCCCACGGCCACGGCCTCCGcagctgtagcagcagcagcagccgcagcggcGGCGTCCAACGTTCCGACGTCCACTGACCACTCTAGTCAGGAGGCGGCGGTGATGGGCTCGCACACGCTACCCGCCAGGTACTCGAACCCTGGCCAGGTGATGTTCAGCGGCCTGGAGATGAGCTCGCTGCTGACGGgcactctccctccacctccacatcaCTTACCACAGCAGAGCCATCAACAACAGCGTCATCAACAAGACCATCACAGTCAGCAgaccaagcagcagcagcagcagcagcaacagcaaacgGTGCAGACACTTCAGAAGCttcatcaacatcaacaacaggCCCAACAGCACCAccatcaacaacagcagcagctccagcagcagcagcagcatctcgcgcagcagcatcagcagctgcagcagcagcagcagcagttacagcagcagcagctgcagctccatcagcagcatcagcaacaactccaacaacagcatcaacaacaacaacaacagctgcagcagcagcagcagcagatatcACAGCAACATCAGCAGATACAGCAACACCAACCGCAGATGCAGCAACAGCACTTGCACCATCATCAACAAatccaacagcaacaacagcatcaCCACCAACAACTgcagcatcaacagcagcagcagcagcagcaccagctgcaggtccaccaccaacaacagcagcagcatcagcagcaggtaCAGGTGCAGCATCAGTTGCAGCCACATCCGCATCAGCAGCATCCACAGATGCAGCAACAGCATCCACAGCTGCAACATTCGCTtccgcatcagcatcagcatcagcagcagatacagcagcagcagcatcaaatCCAGATGCAGCACGAGCagatgcagcaacagcagcagcagatgcaacagcagcagcagcagatccgCCAGCAGATCCAGGAGatgaggcagcagcagcaacagcttcagcaacaacatcagcagatccagcagcagcatcagcagctgcAGCGGCAGCACCAGCAGATGCAGCAGCAGCTGAAGTTGCAGATCACCTTGCCACCGCCGCCGACCCCCTCTGGCTACCCATCCATCTCCCTTCACCAGCTGCAGATGATGCCGCCGATGCCCCTCTCGGATCACCAGGTGCCGGACAGAGTGGATCAGCCGCCACCGACGCTTACCCTCAGAGCCAGCTCCTCGCGCCCGCAGTCGTTCATCGAAGGTGACATATCGCTGGAGATGCAGATGAGGAAAGTGAACCCTCCGCCGCCGTACCCAGGTACCGTGGCATCCGCCGCCACTCTTCCGCCAGCTCCCTCCACAGCGCCCCCGAGCCTGATAACGACGACTAGTGACGGCGCCAGTGCTCTGACGGCTGAGCCCTGTCTGAGCAAGGACGAGTTCTCCCTGCACCCGGTGAGCCTGCCGTTGCCGTACCCAACCCCTCTTGGCTACGAGAGAATCACCACCTTCGACAGCAGTGGAAACGTAGAGGAGGTGTGCCGCCCTCGCAGGCGCCTCATACGGAACCAGAACGCCTTCAATATATCCGGGATGGGATCGGCCACGCTCAGGGTCACCTCCTCCGAGGGGAAGAAGGTCCAGCTGCCCTACAGCTCGGCCACTCTCAGCCGCCTGTCCGTGCCCCGCTACACCATACCGAGTGGAGATCCGCCACCGTACCCCGATCCAGCCAATCAAGCGATCAACACCATcatcagggctcctcctcagagAATACAAGTAGACAGCAGCCTCATTCATGCCACGATGCGACGCGACCGCAGAgatgtcggtggtggtggtggcggtggcggtggactGAAGGTTCCACAGATGGTGGACACGGCTCGTACTTTGCCCACGCGGACCAAGATGAACACCGGTGGTAGTCTGACGCTTTCTTATCAGCCCAGGGCTGCTCCCACTGCTCTGTACACTTGCACTcagtgcagcagcaacagcagcaccgCCAGCGTGAGTGTGAGCAGTGGGGGTACGAACAGCAGTGGGATCGCTGGCGGAACTGTCGTGCGCCAAGAATTCCCTCCAGGGAAAGGCGCGTCACACAGCACCATCATTGTACACTCGAAAAGCGCTTCGTCGTTGGCCTCTCAGTCATCCTACAACCTCCTAAGCCCCGTCGACAACAGCAGGGACAGGACTGTGTACGTCAACTCGGCTTTCACCGAAGACGAGACCTTCAACCAGCAGTGCCATTTGGAGAAGTCGGTAAGGCATTTAACGTTAGGGGATGTGAGCCTGACGGTGAAACGGCCTCCGCCATACCAGTGGGACCCTGCCTGTGCTGATCAGATTTGGCTCCCCCAAGACCAAAGCATGCTGGCCGGTGCTGCAGCCCCTCACAAACCTCCGCTGCTCTTGAGTCCAACACAACATTTGGACGTGACCCGATTGCCTTTTGTGCTCTCCACCAAACTATCCCCTAACCCCAACACAATGACGTTCCCTGGCTACCAGATATCTCTTTCCCCTTTTCCAGCGGGTGTGGGACCCCCCCATGTGGGACCACAGCTTCAGTCTTTACAAAATGCTCCTCCGCCTGCCTGTGCACCCAATGACATGGTGACTTCTGTGCAAGATCCTGCCATGGTTCTACCTCCAGGCTACCCTCCTAACATTGCCAATTTAGCCTGCTGCCCACTTCCACCCATGTATCCAGGAGCTAGCTCTTGCAGTAACCTGCAGCTGCACCACCCAATGGCTATGCACCCATGGAACACCTACAATCCCTGTCCACCAATGCAAGAGACCTCTGCCACCTTGCCTGGTGTCAGCAAGTCTCAGCAACTTCTAGAGAAGCCCATCTTGtccccacctcctgctcctcctccgcctcccctgcctcctccacctcctctaccgccacctcctcctccgccacccgCCGAGCTCATCAACCAGCAGAGCACCTCCAAGGCTTTGGCCGAGGCGAGCGATGGCTTTCGGGAGCGGGAGGCGTCCCTCAGCGAGAGCCCCGCTCCGCAGGGGACAGACAGGTTCAAGAAGAACAGCCGCAAGCGGCAGGACAGCCGGGCCGAAGAGGCCAACATGCCCACGGTGTCGGAGGGCAAGTCCAAAAAGGAGGGCCGCGCTCTCTCGGACTTCAACTCCCTCATCTCCAGCCCACGCCTCGGCGGGCGGGACAAAAAGAAGCCCAAAGGCCAGAGGGAGTCGTCGAACAAGGGCAAGAAACTCAGCAGGAACTCTACCAACGAGTTCCAGGACAGCTCGGAGAGTGAGCCGGAGCTCTTCATCAGTGGGGACGAGCTCATGAACCAAAGCCAGAGCAGTAAGAAGGGCTGGAAGAGCAAGCGCAACATGCGCATGGCCAGCGAGCTGGAGGAGATCAAGTGTCGCAAGGCCAATGAGAGGGAGGACCGCAGCCTGGGCAGCCAGGGCTTCGTCTACGTCATGGCCAACAAGCAGCCGCTATGGAACGAGGCCACGCAGGTGTACCAGCTGGACTTTGGGGGCCGTGTGACGCAGGAGTCAGCCAAAAACTTTCAGATAGAACTGGATGGGAGACAG GTAATGCAGTTTGGCAGAATTGATGGCAACGCCTACATCTTGGACTTTCAGTATCCATTCTCGGCCGTCCAGGCGTTTGCAGTTGCCTTGGCCAACGTCACTCAGAGGCTTAAATAA